A DNA window from Paraburkholderia sp. IMGN_8 contains the following coding sequences:
- a CDS encoding sugar ABC transporter ATP-binding protein, protein MSSPILTAVAVAKRFGPTVALSKLDLSIRAGEVVALMGANGAGKSTLVKILSGVYLPDSGTLTLRGEPYRPASPQAAKQFGIATVHQSIADAVVPALSIADNLLLDRLCDPASPWRVPPAARRDAARPLAARVGLDVDLSAPLASLSLAAQQLVTLARALASHPTLLILDEPTASLSAAEAERLFALLDRLREEGVAILLVSHRLGDLRRIADRVTIVRDGRIVADLKPPIDFDAAVETMIGRPIPKDRAQYAADAASLEPCFSVRDFQLTPHSVPFDLDVQRGEIVAIAGPVGGGKSRLASAIFGATRAAAGEMMLDGQPWRPRSPADAIRAGVFLSGEDRWRTSLFPDSVPFASIAGTLSFPFLSRWFKRGAVDRERERDAAIEAISNFGIRCTGPDDRLTRLSGGNQQKIVLARWHAERARLLLFDEPFQGVDAGARADIVDTLRRHAHERATIVFVSDLEEAFEIADRVVRFDRATLDRVPTTDLTFHIHR, encoded by the coding sequence ATGTCGTCGCCGATCCTGACGGCAGTTGCCGTGGCAAAGCGCTTCGGTCCCACCGTCGCGCTGTCGAAACTCGATCTTTCGATCCGTGCCGGCGAAGTCGTCGCGCTGATGGGCGCGAACGGTGCGGGCAAGTCGACGCTCGTCAAGATCCTGAGCGGTGTGTATCTGCCCGACAGCGGGACATTGACGTTGCGCGGCGAACCGTATCGGCCAGCTTCTCCTCAAGCCGCAAAACAGTTCGGCATCGCGACCGTGCATCAATCCATCGCCGACGCGGTCGTGCCGGCGCTGTCGATCGCCGATAACCTGCTGCTCGATCGGCTGTGCGATCCGGCGTCGCCGTGGCGCGTGCCGCCTGCGGCGCGGCGTGACGCCGCCAGGCCGCTTGCTGCAAGAGTCGGGCTGGATGTCGATCTGTCGGCGCCGCTCGCGTCGCTGTCGCTCGCAGCTCAGCAACTCGTCACGCTGGCACGTGCGCTGGCGTCGCATCCCACGCTGCTGATTCTCGACGAGCCGACCGCCAGCCTGTCCGCCGCGGAAGCCGAACGGCTCTTCGCGCTGCTCGACCGGCTGCGCGAGGAGGGTGTGGCGATCCTGCTGGTATCGCATCGACTCGGCGATCTGCGGCGTATCGCCGATCGGGTGACGATCGTCCGTGACGGGCGTATCGTCGCCGACCTGAAGCCGCCCATCGATTTCGATGCCGCCGTCGAAACGATGATCGGGCGGCCCATACCCAAAGATCGCGCTCAATATGCGGCAGACGCGGCGTCGCTCGAACCCTGCTTCAGTGTGCGTGACTTTCAGTTGACGCCTCACAGCGTCCCGTTCGATCTCGACGTGCAGCGCGGCGAAATCGTCGCGATAGCGGGCCCGGTGGGCGGAGGAAAGTCGCGCCTTGCGAGTGCGATCTTCGGTGCAACACGCGCCGCTGCTGGCGAGATGATGCTGGACGGCCAGCCATGGCGTCCGCGCTCGCCCGCCGATGCGATTCGCGCAGGCGTGTTCCTTTCCGGCGAGGATCGCTGGCGCACGTCGCTGTTCCCCGATAGCGTGCCGTTTGCGTCGATTGCGGGCACGCTCAGCTTTCCGTTCCTGTCACGCTGGTTCAAGCGTGGCGCGGTGGACCGCGAACGAGAGCGCGATGCCGCCATCGAAGCGATCTCGAACTTCGGCATCCGCTGCACCGGCCCCGATGACCGCCTCACACGCCTGTCCGGCGGCAATCAGCAGAAGATCGTTCTCGCGCGCTGGCATGCGGAACGCGCACGGCTGTTGCTGTTCGACGAGCCGTTTCAGGGTGTCGATGCCGGCGCGCGCGCCGATATCGTCGATACGCTGCGGCGGCACGCACATGAGCGCGCCACGATCGTGTTCGTCAGCGATCTCGAAGAGGCGTTCGAGATCGCGGATCGCGTCGTGCGTTTCGATCGCGCGACGCTCGATCGCGTACCCACCACCGACCTGACTTTTCACATTCATCGATGA
- a CDS encoding phasin family protein, which yields MSDFQGQASAAQQANLDLCFGVANKILDGGEQLTRLNLDTAKATLSDWYQNLQNGLTKTAEQRLSGFENAVALPSTEKVLSYQHQVAEIAFGMRMQLAEVIDAHYQETSRCFQRFVENVAQNAPVSSEASIAFMKQIITLANTAHDTLHKAAKQTVDIAKSSVSVATEAAKESTESAEQAVEKSAKAVKH from the coding sequence ATGAGCGATTTTCAAGGACAAGCTTCCGCAGCGCAGCAAGCAAATCTGGACCTGTGCTTTGGCGTGGCGAACAAAATACTCGATGGCGGCGAACAGCTCACCAGACTCAATCTGGATACGGCGAAAGCGACGCTTTCCGATTGGTATCAAAACCTGCAAAACGGGCTGACGAAAACGGCTGAGCAGCGCCTTTCTGGTTTTGAGAATGCGGTGGCATTGCCGTCGACGGAGAAAGTTCTGTCGTATCAGCATCAGGTTGCCGAGATTGCGTTCGGCATGCGCATGCAGCTAGCGGAGGTTATCGATGCCCACTACCAGGAGACCAGTCGCTGCTTTCAACGGTTCGTAGAGAATGTAGCGCAAAACGCCCCCGTCAGTTCCGAGGCCTCAATCGCATTTATGAAGCAGATTATTACGCTCGCCAACACCGCCCACGACACCCTGCACAAGGCCGCAAAGCAGACAGTCGATATCGCGAAAAGCAGCGTGAGCGTCGCGACCGAAGCGGCAAAAGAATCGACTGAGTCGGCCGAACAGGCCGTCGAGAAAAGTGCGAAGGCTGTTAAGCATTGA
- a CDS encoding EAL domain-containing protein, with translation MAKPHSNRAHSGAPRQRETVTLAGLTFNREFVRKAFTVIAVAFILSAIGMNTFLARRQMHEQENSLSTLRESGRLKHDLDQVQQMMLDEHGELYTLISTRPFYRRAAYNFPMPMLLELTGDARAGCRGRGDCVSRLNELDEMMRKLGERSNALARRVNQRPGSVGFGDPALSEIDAYFYSVLEHVVDVRMEADATLDSVVSQSSSNAKRVSAALLASGLTAAALLLALMRWNARIARRLRAALRLADGARARYQRFFDEHPLPIWIYDNQSLNIVAVNGAAQRTFGYQEDELLNMSLGDVHPADEFIRLKEVFQPESGTTSGETQAVGVWVHQTKSGEQRSMDVHHLNVSFEGRAATMSVMVDVTLEMVARAELFESKQTLEYVLDHIPQGIAWKDARHRYVGGNAIYARDAGLPSRDALIGLNDYDLRWGDDAHASQVEDVRVMSGELTRRHFERTAIAVDGTEVWISETKLPLEDQKGAVVGVLIAYENITARRKAELALRLQGRAIDASINGIVIAEVRQDSNVVIFANAAFERITGYSSSDVTGVDCDSLFKLAGEPHKWAEVRHAMNRNAEANVTLSCTRKDGERFWNNVLVAPVRDERGDVTHHVGVMSDVTALVEYQSRLEHQAKYDALTELPNRTLLDERLGEAIKRASEAGSEVSVMFLDLDRFKEVNDSLGHRVGDTLLASVARRLQRLIRSNDLVARYGGDEFIIVAARSGGEQLIPMLDRVIGAMTEPFYAGERELYVEASIGVATYPQDGTDADTLIRNADAAMYLAKSHGRNGYQFYRPELNRAAAERLHLSTRLRRAIKAKTLQVAYQPQIDMVTGRIFGAEALLRWHDAELGAVSPAVFIPIAEETGLIQGIGEWVLRTACLQVSTWRAQGLPPIRVSVNVSPLQLERSDIVSVVRGALHDAACPAELLELEVTEGALMRHADDAARVLHDLRELGVKVAIDDFGTGYSSLSYLKRFSIDRIKIDKVFVHEIGRGTEYEALTLAVIAIAEALKFDVIAEGVETDVQRGFLVEHGCIEGQGFLYSAAVSGEAIASMLRPSTSESRYAETGHGIPAGT, from the coding sequence ATGGCAAAGCCGCACTCCAATCGCGCACACAGTGGGGCGCCGAGGCAACGTGAAACCGTCACGCTCGCCGGATTGACGTTCAATCGGGAGTTTGTCCGCAAAGCTTTCACTGTAATTGCAGTCGCTTTCATTCTCTCGGCGATTGGCATGAACACGTTTCTGGCTCGCCGCCAGATGCACGAGCAGGAGAATTCACTCAGCACGCTGCGGGAATCAGGTCGACTGAAACATGACCTCGACCAGGTTCAGCAGATGATGCTTGACGAACATGGTGAGCTCTACACGCTGATTAGCACCCGTCCGTTTTACAGGCGCGCGGCCTACAACTTTCCGATGCCGATGCTGCTCGAATTGACGGGCGATGCACGCGCCGGATGTCGTGGACGTGGAGATTGCGTCTCCCGCCTGAACGAACTCGATGAAATGATGCGAAAGCTCGGCGAACGTAGCAATGCGTTGGCGAGACGGGTCAACCAGCGTCCTGGAAGCGTTGGTTTCGGGGACCCGGCGTTGAGCGAAATTGATGCTTACTTCTATAGCGTTCTCGAGCATGTCGTCGATGTCCGTATGGAAGCCGATGCCACGCTTGACTCCGTTGTCAGTCAGTCTTCGTCGAACGCAAAGAGGGTGTCCGCGGCGCTGCTCGCGAGCGGATTGACGGCTGCGGCGCTGCTGCTCGCTCTGATGCGTTGGAACGCTCGAATAGCGAGACGGCTTCGCGCGGCATTACGTTTGGCTGACGGAGCGCGGGCCCGGTACCAGCGGTTCTTTGATGAGCATCCGTTGCCAATATGGATATACGACAATCAGTCGCTGAACATTGTCGCAGTCAATGGGGCCGCGCAGCGGACCTTTGGGTATCAGGAAGATGAACTGCTCAATATGTCCTTGGGAGACGTACATCCCGCGGATGAATTTATTCGTCTGAAGGAGGTCTTCCAGCCAGAGTCCGGCACCACGTCCGGCGAGACGCAGGCAGTCGGCGTCTGGGTCCACCAGACCAAGTCTGGCGAGCAACGGTCCATGGACGTTCATCACCTGAATGTTTCGTTTGAAGGTCGCGCTGCCACTATGTCCGTCATGGTGGACGTCACGCTAGAAATGGTCGCCCGGGCCGAACTGTTTGAATCCAAGCAGACGCTTGAGTACGTGCTCGACCATATTCCCCAAGGTATCGCCTGGAAGGACGCCAGGCACCGCTACGTGGGCGGTAATGCGATTTATGCGCGTGACGCCGGTTTGCCATCCAGGGACGCCCTTATTGGTTTGAATGACTACGATTTGCGTTGGGGCGATGATGCACACGCGTCGCAGGTCGAAGATGTTCGGGTTATGTCAGGTGAGCTCACCCGACGCCATTTCGAGCGTACTGCTATAGCCGTCGACGGAACGGAAGTGTGGATTTCCGAAACGAAGCTTCCGTTGGAAGACCAGAAGGGAGCGGTCGTCGGCGTTCTAATCGCTTACGAGAACATCACAGCCCGGCGCAAAGCCGAACTGGCGTTGCGTCTTCAGGGCAGAGCGATAGACGCGAGTATCAATGGGATTGTGATTGCCGAGGTAAGGCAAGACTCGAACGTCGTGATTTTTGCTAACGCAGCGTTCGAGCGTATTACGGGGTATTCGTCCAGCGACGTGACGGGAGTGGATTGCGATTCGTTGTTCAAGCTGGCAGGTGAGCCACACAAATGGGCTGAAGTTCGACACGCCATGAACCGCAATGCAGAGGCAAATGTCACTCTGTCCTGTACCCGGAAGGACGGTGAACGCTTCTGGAATAACGTGCTGGTGGCACCCGTGCGTGATGAGCGCGGGGATGTGACGCACCATGTGGGTGTCATGAGCGACGTTACAGCGCTCGTAGAATATCAGTCTCGTCTGGAGCACCAGGCGAAATACGATGCGCTGACGGAGCTGCCGAATCGCACCTTGCTTGACGAGCGACTGGGCGAAGCGATTAAACGCGCATCAGAGGCTGGCAGCGAGGTATCAGTCATGTTTCTCGACCTCGATCGCTTCAAGGAAGTCAATGATTCCCTTGGCCATCGCGTAGGCGACACGTTACTGGCGAGCGTGGCCAGGCGATTGCAGCGATTGATCCGGTCAAATGACCTGGTGGCACGTTACGGCGGAGACGAATTCATCATCGTTGCCGCGCGTTCAGGCGGTGAGCAGTTAATACCTATGCTTGACCGGGTAATTGGCGCGATGACCGAACCGTTCTATGCCGGCGAGAGAGAGTTATATGTGGAGGCTAGCATTGGCGTCGCCACTTACCCGCAGGATGGCACCGATGCTGACACGTTGATTCGCAACGCTGATGCGGCGATGTATCTTGCAAAATCGCACGGGCGGAACGGATACCAGTTCTATCGGCCCGAACTGAATCGAGCCGCAGCCGAACGATTGCACCTATCGACCCGACTGCGTCGGGCAATCAAGGCCAAAACGCTTCAGGTGGCTTATCAACCTCAAATCGACATGGTCACAGGGCGCATCTTCGGCGCCGAAGCGTTGTTACGTTGGCATGATGCAGAGCTCGGAGCGGTATCGCCTGCCGTGTTCATCCCAATTGCCGAAGAAACGGGGTTGATTCAAGGCATCGGTGAATGGGTCCTCCGAACCGCCTGTCTACAGGTAAGTACTTGGCGAGCGCAGGGCCTTCCTCCGATTCGTGTCTCTGTGAACGTCTCACCTCTTCAGTTGGAGCGCTCCGATATCGTTAGTGTGGTGCGTGGCGCATTACACGACGCCGCCTGTCCGGCCGAATTGCTCGAGCTGGAAGTGACGGAAGGTGCGCTGATGCGCCATGCCGATGATGCGGCTCGGGTGCTGCACGACTTGCGCGAACTCGGCGTAAAAGTCGCCATCGATGATTTCGGTACCGGCTATTCCAGCTTGAGCTATCTGAAACGCTTCAGTATCGACCGCATCAAGATCGACAAGGTTTTTGTGCATGAAATCGGCCGTGGGACAGAATACGAAGCGCTGACGCTCGCCGTCATCGCAATCGCCGAAGCCTTGAAATTCGATGTTATTGCAGAAGGCGTTGAAACGGACGTACAAAGGGGATTTCTGGTTGAGCACGGCTGTATCGAGGGGCAAGGCTTTCTATACAGCGCCGCTGTTTCAGGAGAAGCCATTGCAAGCATGCTTCGACCGTCGACTTCAGAATCGCGCTATGCCGAAACCGGCCATGGGATTCCTGCGGGCACTTGA
- a CDS encoding alpha/beta hydrolase, translated as MTLFLSGLRLALIVYVVAAVALYVFQDQLLLPRAPNVADIRMGRHTDYDVQPWYPRGGYAGYVIAPAGRQPIGTFLVYHGNAESAENKQSLAEVLVRFGYRVVLVEYPGYGRRQGRRTMKAALAASRSALSDAKAQWAESIFLVGESLGAGMAAQSIRGEESAVAGVLLVTPWDSLESVAAEKLRLFPVQWILRDPFDTVDALKHYAGQVAVVGCELDTLIPVWHAERLARLHPHVHFLLLPGAGHNDWYGSMTVERWQQILVWLQR; from the coding sequence ATGACACTGTTTCTTTCTGGCCTGCGGCTGGCGCTCATCGTCTACGTTGTGGCAGCGGTCGCCCTTTACGTGTTCCAGGACCAGCTATTGCTTCCGCGAGCGCCAAACGTGGCTGATATCCGGATGGGGCGTCATACGGACTATGATGTCCAACCCTGGTACCCCAGAGGCGGGTACGCGGGATACGTCATCGCACCAGCCGGCCGCCAGCCGATTGGAACGTTCCTCGTGTATCACGGCAACGCAGAGTCTGCGGAGAACAAACAATCGCTTGCCGAAGTGTTGGTGCGCTTTGGCTACCGCGTTGTCCTCGTCGAATATCCCGGCTATGGCAGGCGACAGGGCAGGCGAACGATGAAGGCTGCGTTGGCCGCGTCGCGAAGTGCGTTGTCCGACGCCAAGGCCCAATGGGCAGAATCGATATTTCTGGTTGGCGAGTCGCTGGGTGCCGGCATGGCCGCGCAATCTATCCGAGGCGAAGAATCAGCGGTCGCCGGTGTGTTGCTTGTCACGCCGTGGGATTCGCTGGAAAGCGTTGCGGCGGAGAAGCTACGGCTGTTTCCAGTGCAATGGATACTACGTGACCCGTTCGATACAGTCGATGCGCTCAAGCACTACGCAGGTCAAGTCGCCGTAGTCGGTTGCGAGCTAGATACGCTCATCCCCGTATGGCACGCCGAACGGCTCGCTCGTCTGCATCCGCACGTGCATTTCCTTTTGTTGCCGGGCGCTGGCCACAATGACTGGTACGGCTCGATGACCGTCGAGCGTTGGCAACAGATTTTGGTTTGGCTGCAACGCTGA
- a CDS encoding P-II family nitrogen regulator, whose protein sequence is MRGLPEYCRDSPANDTGRGQNAGKIQVAVDAKRARKGYQEQTLSIIVQEEDMELKCVVAIVRPDVVEVLERKLGAIHIHGVTVTRVRGFGAHPNLFANDWTTEHAKVEIFAQAENVDTLVKTIMDIAHVGAIGDGVVAVIPVEKFFRVRSQTEAIP, encoded by the coding sequence ATGCGCGGTTTGCCGGAGTACTGCAGAGATAGCCCGGCAAATGACACAGGCCGGGGTCAGAACGCCGGCAAGATTCAGGTTGCAGTGGATGCAAAGCGGGCGCGCAAGGGCTACCAGGAGCAGACTCTTTCAATAATCGTCCAGGAGGAAGACATGGAATTGAAATGCGTTGTTGCCATTGTCAGGCCAGATGTAGTTGAAGTACTGGAGCGAAAGCTTGGCGCCATCCACATCCACGGCGTGACCGTTACGAGAGTGCGAGGATTCGGCGCGCACCCGAATCTCTTCGCCAACGATTGGACAACGGAGCACGCCAAAGTCGAAATCTTCGCGCAGGCGGAAAACGTCGATACGCTTGTGAAGACCATCATGGATATTGCGCATGTCGGCGCAATTGGAGACGGAGTCGTTGCGGTCATCCCGGTGGAGAAATTCTTCCGCGTTCGCAGTCAGACGGAGGCGATACCTTGA